Proteins from one Oncorhynchus masou masou isolate Uvic2021 chromosome 12, UVic_Omas_1.1, whole genome shotgun sequence genomic window:
- the LOC135549197 gene encoding LOW QUALITY PROTEIN: olfactory receptor 5J3-like (The sequence of the model RefSeq protein was modified relative to this genomic sequence to represent the inferred CDS: inserted 2 bases in 1 codon), whose translation MNSTQSSPVAFFIIQGLASLGEKKMVLFIIFLLAYTVILGGNIMIIYLVRTDPKLGSPMYFFLHNLSIVDMIYTTVTIPNMLSGFLTEVKTVSVPGCFLQMYCFIHMSVTGRALLTAMAYDRYVAICNPLRYAAVMTRPVCLLLIIGAWTFGAICTFPNTSMAVQRSYCGPNVVRHCWCDPSSVRLLVCGDTQVDSIVSLSFALIALLTTGVLILTSYILIGVKIANMGAAERLKAFSTCAAHLTVVSISYSSASFVYISYRVGNFSPEVRIIVSVLYSALTPFLNPMIYSLRNKELRVAIKRAFCRHXDVSPQSRKTLNTLS comes from the exons ATGAACAGCACCCAGTCCAGCCCTGTCGCCTTCTTCATCATCCAGGGCCTGGCCAGTCTGGGGGAGAAGAAGATGGTCCTGTTTATCATCTTCCTGCTGGCCTACACTGTCATCctaggtggaaacatcatgatcATCTACCTG GTCCGGACCGATCCGAAGCTGGGCTCCCCCATGTACTTCTTCCTCCACAACCTGTCCATCGTGGACATGATTTACACAACGGTCACCATCCCCAACATGTTGTCAGGCTTCCTGACTGAGGTCAAGACTGTGTCCGTCCCCGGCTGCTTCCTCCAGATGTACTGTTTCATCCACATGTCTGTTACCGGCCGCGCCCTGCTGACCGCTATGGCCTACGACCGCTATGTGGCCATCTGTAATCCTCTCCGCTATGCCGCTGTGATGACCCGCCCCGTCTGCCTGCTACTCATCATTGGGGCATGGACCTTCGGCGCCATCTGCACCTTCCCAAACACTAGCATGGCAGTACAGCGTTCATACTGTGGACCCAACGTGGTGCGCCACTGCTGGTGTGACCCATCCTCAGTGAGGCTGCTGGTGTGTGGGGACACTCAGGTGGACAGCATCGTGTCACTGTCTTTTGCCCTCATAGCGCTGCTCACTACGGGAGTGCTCATCCTCACTTCCTACATCCTCATCGGTGTGAAGATAGCTAATATGGGCGCCGCAGAGCGACTGAAGGCGTTTAGCACCTGTGCCGCCCACCTGACGGTTGTGTCCATTTCTTACAGCTCTGCCTCATTTGTCTATATCTCCTACCGTGTGGGAAACTTCTCTCCAGAG GTGCGTATCATCGTGTCGGTGCTGTACTCGGCTCTGACTCCTTTCCTGAACCCGATGATCTACAGCCTGAGGAACAAGGAGCTCAGAGTGGCCATCAAGAGGGCCTTCTGCCGACA AGACGTCTCACCGCAGAGCCGCAAAACACTcaacacactgtcctga